One part of the Drosophila santomea strain STO CAGO 1482 unplaced genomic scaffold, Prin_Dsan_1.1 Segkk79_quiver_pilon_misjoin1_scaf, whole genome shotgun sequence genome encodes these proteins:
- the LOC120457737 gene encoding sodium/potassium-transporting ATPase subunit beta-2 isoform X2 produces MADKKIGEYYAPPVKMGKWEGFKKFLWNSETSQCLGRTGSSWAKILLFYIIFYAALTGFFAAIFTVFYQTLDNEKPKWMLDNGLIGSNPGLGFRPMPPEANVESTLVWYESSKKDNYKYWVDETSRFLKSYQDLEKQNQVNCSFEHPPQDDKVCGIDVASFSPCTAENNFGYHVARPCIFLKLNKIYNWIPEIYNDSKTLPDHMPEELKQHIKEKQSLRPNETNVVWVSCEGENPADVENIKARDYYPRMGFPRYYFPFKNIQGYIPPIVAVQFTVETGVLINIECKAWARNINHDRSDRRGSVHFELMVD; encoded by the exons ATGGCCGATAAAAAAATTGGTGAATACTACGCACCGCCTGTAAAAATGGGCAAATGGGAGGGTTTCAAAAAATTCCTATGGAATAGTGAAACTAGCCAATGCCTTGGACGCACCGGATCCAGTTGGG CGAAAATTCTTCTATTTTACATAATATTTTATGCGGCGTTAACTGGGTTTTTTGCTGCCATTTTTACTGTATTTTATCAAACTCTGGACAATGAAAAGCCAAAATGGATGCTTGACAATGGTTTGATAGGATCCAACCCAG GTCTGGGTTTTCGACCAATGCCTCCAGAAGCAAATGTTGAGAGCACACTAGTTTGGTACGAGTCATCAAAGAAGGATAACTACAAGTACTGGGTGGACGAGACTTCACGTTTTCTGAAAT CTTACCAGGATCTTGAGAAGCAGAACCAAGTGAACTGCAGCTTTGAACATCCACCACAAGACGACAAAGTCTGCGGCATTGATGTCGCGAGCTTCTCGCCATGTACGGCTGAAAACAACTTCGGCTATCACGTTGCCCGGCCATGTATATTCCTTAAGTTGAATAAG ATTTACAATTGGATACCAGAAATTTACAATGATTCTAAGACCTTGCCAGATCATATGCCAGAGGAACTGAAGCAGCACATCAAGGAAAAGCAAAGTCTTAGACCCAATGAA ACAAATGTAGTTTGGGTCTCGTGCGAGGGAGAAAATCCCGCTGATGTCGAAAACATAAAAGCACGTGACTACTATCCACGCATGGGTTTCCCGCGTTACTATTTTCCGTTTAAAAACATTCAGGGATATATACCGCCCATTGTAGCTGTTCAATTTACCGTTGAAA CCGGCGTTTTGATCAACATTGAGTGTAAGGCTTGGGCCCGCAACATTAATCACGATCGTTCAGACAGAAGAGGATCCGTTCACTTCGAGTTGATGGTTGATTAA
- the LOC120457737 gene encoding sodium/potassium-transporting ATPase subunit beta-2 isoform X1 produces the protein MADKKIGEYYAPPVKMGKWEGFKKFLWNSETSQCLGRTGSSWAKILLFYIIFYAALTGFFAAIFTVFYQTLDNEKPKWMLDNGLIGSNPGLGFRPMPPEANVESTLVWYESSKKDNYKYWVDETSRFLKYHTYQDLEKQNQVNCSFEHPPQDDKVCGIDVASFSPCTAENNFGYHVARPCIFLKLNKIYNWIPEIYNDSKTLPDHMPEELKQHIKEKQSLRPNETNVVWVSCEGENPADVENIKARDYYPRMGFPRYYFPFKNIQGYIPPIVAVQFTVETGVLINIECKAWARNINHDRSDRRGSVHFELMVD, from the exons ATGGCCGATAAAAAAATTGGTGAATACTACGCACCGCCTGTAAAAATGGGCAAATGGGAGGGTTTCAAAAAATTCCTATGGAATAGTGAAACTAGCCAATGCCTTGGACGCACCGGATCCAGTTGGG CGAAAATTCTTCTATTTTACATAATATTTTATGCGGCGTTAACTGGGTTTTTTGCTGCCATTTTTACTGTATTTTATCAAACTCTGGACAATGAAAAGCCAAAATGGATGCTTGACAATGGTTTGATAGGATCCAACCCAG GTCTGGGTTTTCGACCAATGCCTCCAGAAGCAAATGTTGAGAGCACACTAGTTTGGTACGAGTCATCAAAGAAGGATAACTACAAGTACTGGGTGGACGAGACTTCACGTTTTCTGAAAT ATCACA CTTACCAGGATCTTGAGAAGCAGAACCAAGTGAACTGCAGCTTTGAACATCCACCACAAGACGACAAAGTCTGCGGCATTGATGTCGCGAGCTTCTCGCCATGTACGGCTGAAAACAACTTCGGCTATCACGTTGCCCGGCCATGTATATTCCTTAAGTTGAATAAG ATTTACAATTGGATACCAGAAATTTACAATGATTCTAAGACCTTGCCAGATCATATGCCAGAGGAACTGAAGCAGCACATCAAGGAAAAGCAAAGTCTTAGACCCAATGAA ACAAATGTAGTTTGGGTCTCGTGCGAGGGAGAAAATCCCGCTGATGTCGAAAACATAAAAGCACGTGACTACTATCCACGCATGGGTTTCCCGCGTTACTATTTTCCGTTTAAAAACATTCAGGGATATATACCGCCCATTGTAGCTGTTCAATTTACCGTTGAAA CCGGCGTTTTGATCAACATTGAGTGTAAGGCTTGGGCCCGCAACATTAATCACGATCGTTCAGACAGAAGAGGATCCGTTCACTTCGAGTTGATGGTTGATTAA